A genomic window from Paenibacillus sp. FSL K6-0276 includes:
- a CDS encoding LrgB family protein, which translates to MFFIATGIVLLNVAIYLMMSVIYRRFRFPVLIPALTATVLVVAILLYFHIPYDTYMIGGQWINQLLGPAVVALAYPLYKQRNVLVENLPAILGGAIVGLLIGMFSGLLLAAGLGFSKLYVLSILPKSITTPVAIQISNGLGGDFSLTSVFVMIAGFTGAIGGPFIIKLFRIRSEVGIGIGLGTGSHALGTAKALEYGEQSVSMSSVAMTVCAIVGSCIGPVVAWIMYP; encoded by the coding sequence ATGTTTTTTATCGCGACAGGAATTGTCCTGCTTAATGTTGCTATTTATTTGATGATGTCCGTAATATATAGACGTTTTCGGTTTCCTGTACTTATTCCAGCGCTAACAGCAACAGTCCTTGTTGTAGCAATACTTCTATATTTTCATATTCCGTATGATACTTATATGATAGGCGGTCAGTGGATTAATCAGCTGCTCGGTCCTGCTGTAGTGGCGCTAGCCTACCCATTGTATAAACAACGTAATGTGTTAGTTGAGAATCTTCCGGCGATCCTAGGGGGAGCGATTGTAGGTCTGTTAATAGGAATGTTTAGTGGTTTGCTTTTGGCGGCAGGTCTAGGATTCTCTAAATTGTATGTTCTGTCCATATTGCCAAAATCGATCACAACGCCTGTAGCGATACAGATCTCAAATGGTTTAGGTGGGGACTTCTCGCTAACCTCCGTATTTGTAATGATTGCCGGATTTACGGGCGCGATTGGTGGTCCTTTTATCATTAAGCTGTTTAGGATACGAAGTGAGGTTGGGATTGGGATCGGTTTAGGAACTGGTTCTCATGCACTTGGAACTGCAAAGGCGCTGGAATATGGTGAACAGTCAGTTTCAATGAGCTCGGTAGCGATGACCGTTTGTGCTATTGTCGGTTCTTGTATCGGTCCGGTAGTGGCTTGGATCATGTACCCATAA
- a CDS encoding putative ABC transporter permease, producing MMTSIFSSSGDTAMVVAGQYFFYFMIYSFLGWVLEGTYNLYSNGSFRKEGFLKGPFKPMYGFAPLLLLIARDLTLPFPLFLLLALVVPSAVEYVSGWLLKTVFQKQWWDYSGMSYQLQGHICLRFSLYWWALSVACVYGIQPFMERLYSQVQNVWGIIFPLVGLYLMADLLWTCWSRYRSEKTPQYQD from the coding sequence ATGATGACTTCTATTTTTTCTTCAAGCGGAGATACTGCGATGGTGGTGGCGGGTCAATATTTCTTTTATTTTATGATTTATTCCTTTTTAGGTTGGGTATTGGAAGGTACATATAACTTATATAGTAATGGAAGCTTTCGCAAAGAGGGGTTTCTAAAAGGCCCCTTTAAACCAATGTATGGATTCGCACCACTGCTTCTACTGATTGCAAGAGACTTAACCCTGCCTTTCCCGCTATTCCTCCTTCTTGCGTTAGTTGTTCCTTCAGCTGTTGAATATGTAAGTGGTTGGCTGCTAAAGACTGTATTTCAAAAGCAATGGTGGGATTACTCAGGGATGTCTTATCAACTGCAAGGGCATATTTGCCTTCGTTTCTCCCTATATTGGTGGGCGCTATCGGTAGCTTGTGTATATGGGATTCAGCCGTTTATGGAGCGTTTATATTCACAAGTCCAAAACGTTTGGGGAATAATATTTCCTTTGGTGGGACTTTATCTTATGGCTGATTTATTATGGACTTGCTGGAGTCGGTATCGAAGTGAGAAGACCCCTCAATATCAAGATTAA
- a CDS encoding NUDIX domain-containing protein: MPMSEYYQEIRGKVGSELLMMPSVAAVIRNKEDEILFIRKPEESLWGLPAGAIEPGERPGRTLRREVYEETGLMVHPTSILGVFGGGKYRYEYSNGDQVEYTVIVFECSIIRGSLRAMDGEIEEFKFFKEGELPEMTIPYPVEIFMKDREIAKTIFE, from the coding sequence GTGCCGATGTCTGAGTATTATCAGGAGATCCGAGGAAAAGTAGGATCGGAGTTATTAATGATGCCTTCTGTAGCTGCAGTAATAAGAAATAAAGAAGATGAAATCCTGTTTATTCGAAAACCTGAAGAGTCCTTGTGGGGATTGCCAGCAGGAGCCATCGAACCAGGGGAACGTCCGGGAAGAACTTTGCGCAGAGAAGTATATGAAGAGACTGGATTAATGGTGCATCCCACTTCCATTCTTGGGGTTTTTGGTGGAGGGAAATATAGATACGAGTATAGTAACGGCGATCAGGTGGAATATACAGTCATCGTATTTGAGTGCTCTATCATCCGTGGATCGCTGAGAGCGATGGATGGGGAAATCGAAGAATTTAAGTTTTTTAAAGAGGGTGAGCTACCCGAGATGACCATTCCTTATCCAGTGGAGATTTTTATGAAAGACCGCGAAATAGCAAAAACGATATTTGAGTGA
- a CDS encoding histidine phosphatase family protein — MKTFIYMIRHAVSPFVLGDERERGLSDKGHEDAYRVKEILAEEEITHFVSSPYRRAIDTIKYLAEASDQEIELYEELRERAIASVEIEISEQEFLQGIRTSFTDLQYKMPNGESTQEAQERAIPIMKQLIQQHKGGKIALGTHGNILTIILNYFNKEYGYEFFEQTSKPDIYKLEFNEFELTTVERMWNSEVLSK, encoded by the coding sequence ATGAAGACTTTTATTTATATGATTAGGCACGCAGTCTCACCGTTTGTGCTTGGGGATGAGAGGGAACGAGGATTATCCGATAAAGGGCATGAGGATGCTTATAGAGTTAAAGAAATATTGGCGGAGGAAGAGATCACGCATTTTGTCTCCAGTCCTTATAGACGAGCCATTGATACGATTAAGTATTTGGCTGAAGCTTCAGATCAAGAGATTGAGCTGTATGAGGAACTTAGAGAAAGAGCCATTGCAAGCGTGGAGATCGAGATCAGTGAACAAGAATTTCTTCAGGGTATCCGGACATCGTTCACAGACTTACAATATAAAATGCCAAATGGAGAGAGTACTCAGGAAGCTCAGGAACGTGCGATTCCCATCATGAAGCAATTGATTCAACAGCATAAAGGCGGCAAAATTGCACTAGGTACGCACGGGAATATCCTGACCATTATCCTGAATTACTTTAATAAAGAGTATGGTTATGAGTTCTTTGAACAGACTTCCAAACCAGATATTTATAAGCTGGAATTTAATGAATTTGAGCTTACTACTGTAGAACGAATGTGGAACTCCGAAGTACTGAGCAAATGA
- a CDS encoding DUF2809 domain-containing protein has product MRVKDLKERFFYGCICLIVIVLGLCSRAFSEQLPLFVTRHFGDALWGSMVYFMFRVLLVNRKLWIAFVWSLMFSFGVELSQLYQAEWINSIRATIIGGLILGKGFLWIDLVRYTVGITLSYGLDQYFRPKLHQIDK; this is encoded by the coding sequence ATGAGAGTCAAAGATCTAAAAGAAAGATTTTTTTATGGATGCATCTGCCTAATTGTTATTGTACTGGGGTTATGCTCTAGAGCATTCTCTGAACAGCTACCCTTGTTTGTAACAAGACATTTTGGAGATGCGCTTTGGGGCAGCATGGTTTACTTTATGTTTCGCGTACTGCTAGTGAATCGGAAACTGTGGATCGCTTTTGTGTGGAGTCTAATGTTTAGCTTCGGCGTAGAATTAAGCCAACTGTATCAAGCGGAGTGGATCAACAGCATCCGTGCTACCATAATCGGTGGGTTGATTCTCGGAAAGGGATTCCTCTGGATTGACCTTGTTCGATATACCGTTGGAATTACGCTTTCTTATGGATTGGATCAATACTTTCGTCCAAAACTGCACCAAATAGATAAATAG
- a CDS encoding lipid II flippase Amj family protein produces the protein MVNSLIVVCLLTMIIHTAETLSYSVRYAGVKLNKIAIALSLTGIIVLVSRTANMIQAPLTAKFVDYAKIHSDFPLLNYLRIILLASSLGTLIAIAIFPTFVGLFGRIISKLEIEGSIPKLLTSVTIGQLKNTRKYIRKPKVNLYNFRYLGIPKRFIVMNVFVTAFYTVGVISSLYAAHLMPQYSTTASQASGLINGMATILLTIFIDPQLGLITHKATENVEYRDQLGKIYVVLMGSRFLGTIFAQLLIVPAAQLISMLVKLI, from the coding sequence ATGGTAAATAGCTTGATTGTAGTATGCTTGCTTACAATGATTATTCATACAGCGGAAACCTTATCCTATTCGGTAAGATACGCCGGAGTGAAGCTGAACAAGATAGCAATTGCTCTGTCTCTGACAGGCATTATTGTTCTCGTATCAAGAACTGCAAACATGATTCAAGCTCCACTAACGGCTAAATTCGTAGACTACGCCAAAATACATTCTGATTTTCCACTTCTTAATTACTTGAGAATTATATTATTAGCTTCTTCATTAGGGACATTAATAGCCATTGCTATTTTTCCTACCTTTGTAGGCTTGTTTGGGAGAATCATATCTAAGCTAGAGATCGAGGGTTCTATTCCTAAGCTGCTTACGAGCGTAACCATTGGGCAGTTAAAGAATACTAGAAAATACATAAGAAAACCAAAAGTGAATTTATATAACTTCAGATACCTGGGAATTCCTAAACGTTTTATTGTTATGAATGTTTTTGTTACAGCCTTTTACACCGTAGGTGTCATATCATCTTTGTACGCTGCTCATCTAATGCCTCAATATAGCACGACTGCTTCTCAAGCCTCAGGATTGATTAACGGAATGGCGACTATACTGCTGACCATATTTATCGACCCGCAGCTTGGTCTTATTACCCATAAGGCCACTGAAAATGTAGAATACCGTGATCAGCTAGGGAAAATATATGTGGTATTGATGGGGTCACGATTTCTAGGTACTATATTTGCTCAGCTTCTAATTGTACCCGCAGCCCAACTAATTAGTATGTTAGTGAAGCTGATATGA
- a CDS encoding SDR family oxidoreductase, whose translation MNSHLDRMHDRVALITGTSSGFGLLTALKLAGQGFKVVATMRDLSRKGELEQQAEQAGLLKQLHFMTMDVTDNDSIQATLSSVHETFGRIDVLVNNAGFAIGGFIEELTMEEWRQQMETNFFGLVAVTKAVLPVMREQRSGTIINVGSISGLSGFPGYAPYAASKFAVEGFSESLRHEMSPYGIRVVLIEPGSFRTPIWGKGMAQIRQAEDSPYRDRLDAVLRYSKHTAETAPDPKQVADLIGRITEMKSPRLRYPIGKGTRILILGKTLLPWKWLERIIAKELR comes from the coding sequence ATGAATTCACATCTAGATCGAATGCATGATCGAGTGGCCTTAATAACCGGAACCTCTAGTGGATTTGGACTGCTCACAGCCCTCAAACTAGCTGGACAGGGATTCAAGGTTGTAGCAACCATGCGCGATTTGAGTCGTAAAGGCGAGCTTGAACAGCAGGCAGAGCAAGCAGGACTCTTGAAGCAACTTCATTTTATGACCATGGATGTTACCGATAATGATTCTATACAGGCGACTTTATCCTCAGTGCACGAAACATTCGGAAGAATTGACGTTCTGGTAAATAATGCAGGCTTTGCTATAGGTGGCTTCATAGAAGAGCTAACCATGGAGGAATGGCGCCAGCAAATGGAGACGAATTTTTTCGGATTAGTCGCGGTGACAAAAGCTGTGCTACCAGTTATGCGAGAACAGAGAAGTGGTACGATTATTAACGTGGGGAGTATAAGCGGGTTGTCTGGGTTTCCGGGGTATGCTCCATATGCAGCTTCCAAATTTGCAGTAGAAGGATTCAGTGAAAGTCTGCGTCATGAAATGTCTCCTTATGGAATACGTGTAGTATTAATTGAACCTGGCTCCTTCCGTACTCCGATTTGGGGAAAAGGAATGGCACAAATTCGTCAAGCCGAGGATTCTCCTTATAGAGACCGTCTGGACGCTGTGCTACGATATTCCAAGCATACCGCTGAAACTGCACCTGATCCAAAGCAAGTGGCAGATCTCATCGGTCGTATTACTGAAATGAAGTCACCAAGGCTTCGGTACCCTATCGGCAAAGGCACCCGGATCTTGATCTTAGGCAAAACGCTGCTCCCGTGGAAATGGCTGGAGAGAATTATTGCGAAAGAATTGAGGTGA
- a CDS encoding DUF4265 domain-containing protein — protein sequence MLDSSGLHICFDPAGREIEILDVTPVGKDKYRIEETPIFNPSVTMGDIIRVKEELGIYYYQETVQKSYFKRYAWLLSKEAVDSAAISAFKQRITENDGKCEQIFGGLLVIHIPKNTLIDVDGEMNRIIERF from the coding sequence ATGCTAGATTCATCAGGACTACATATTTGCTTCGATCCAGCAGGCCGTGAAATTGAAATCCTTGATGTTACTCCAGTTGGTAAAGATAAATACCGCATCGAAGAGACACCGATTTTTAATCCAAGTGTTACAATGGGTGATATTATACGGGTGAAAGAAGAACTAGGGATCTATTACTATCAGGAAACTGTACAGAAATCTTATTTCAAAAGGTACGCTTGGCTCCTCAGTAAAGAGGCTGTTGATTCAGCAGCCATTTCTGCTTTTAAACAACGGATCACAGAGAATGATGGGAAATGTGAACAGATCTTTGGCGGTTTGTTGGTCATTCATATTCCTAAGAATACTTTGATCGACGTAGATGGGGAAATGAATCGCATTATTGAGCGGTTTTAG
- a CDS encoding alpha/beta hydrolase, with product MGKPLRIILISIGALATAIVLFLVTVFVANIFFNKSDQAKIKPYGQSVSVDGKNMNVLIQGKGEETIVLLPGYGTVAPGLDFKLLIDELSPFYKVVTIEPFGYGLSDRTEKERTTENIVSEIHEAVKQLNIDRYILMAHSISGMYSLNYANKYPNEISAFVGIDNSIATEDRTNVKIPTGKLKLLRKSGLGRLLFKTSGNPYVGLPFDDETKEQLRLFTLRNTYNYTHLNEAEHMSSNYKGALNSTFPKDLPLLLFVQGDDTLLKDWISLHEEQVKNSVQGKLVKLDAGHYLHHTKSKEIAENFKTFMEEIK from the coding sequence ATGGGTAAACCGCTTCGAATTATACTTATTTCCATAGGGGCTTTAGCTACTGCAATAGTACTTTTTCTAGTGACTGTTTTTGTCGCTAATATTTTCTTCAATAAATCGGACCAAGCTAAAATAAAACCCTATGGTCAGTCTGTAAGCGTCGATGGTAAAAATATGAATGTTTTGATTCAAGGAAAAGGTGAAGAGACAATCGTGCTCTTACCTGGTTATGGAACAGTGGCACCGGGACTTGATTTTAAGCTGCTAATAGATGAACTATCTCCATTTTACAAAGTTGTCACGATTGAGCCTTTCGGTTATGGATTAAGTGATAGAACTGAAAAAGAGCGAACCACGGAAAATATTGTGAGTGAGATTCATGAAGCTGTAAAGCAGCTTAATATTGACCGTTATATTCTAATGGCACACTCTATTTCCGGTATGTACAGTCTGAATTATGCGAACAAATATCCAAACGAAATAAGTGCATTTGTCGGGATTGATAACAGTATTGCAACAGAAGACAGAACAAATGTTAAAATACCAACAGGAAAATTAAAACTACTTAGAAAATCAGGCTTGGGCAGATTGTTATTTAAAACAAGTGGAAACCCCTATGTTGGATTGCCGTTTGATGATGAAACTAAAGAACAATTGAGATTGTTTACACTTAGAAACACTTATAATTACACTCACTTAAATGAAGCGGAACATATGTCTTCTAATTATAAAGGGGCTCTAAATTCAACTTTTCCAAAGGATCTTCCCCTTTTGCTCTTTGTACAAGGGGATGATACTCTCTTAAAGGATTGGATATCATTGCATGAAGAGCAAGTCAAAAATTCCGTACAAGGAAAATTGGTAAAACTTGATGCAGGACATTATCTGCACCATACCAAATCAAAAGAAATCGCCGAAAATTTTAAGACGTTTATGGAAGAAATAAAATAA
- the lepB gene encoding signal peptidase I: MLKFIKQYFPSVAIAVVLSLFVRTYVAEAMRVPTGSMIPTIEINDRLIVEKMLWMTTLDHGDIVVFTPPVAGDENKRYVKRLIGLPGDTIEIKDGALYRNGTEINEPYLNERMDYTFGPVTVPADHYFFLGDNRNISYDAHLWATPFVAKDQLIGKVIADFSIPF; encoded by the coding sequence ATGTTGAAATTTATCAAACAATATTTTCCTAGTGTTGCTATCGCAGTGGTCCTATCTTTGTTTGTAAGAACTTATGTTGCTGAAGCCATGAGGGTTCCTACCGGCTCTATGATTCCTACAATTGAAATTAATGACCGTCTAATCGTAGAAAAAATGTTATGGATGACGACACTCGATCATGGAGACATCGTCGTGTTTACGCCCCCGGTAGCAGGTGATGAGAATAAAAGATATGTAAAGCGGTTGATAGGGTTACCAGGTGATACCATTGAAATTAAAGATGGAGCACTTTACAGAAATGGAACGGAGATCAATGAACCCTATCTTAATGAGCGGATGGACTATACTTTTGGACCCGTTACGGTTCCGGCAGATCATTATTTTTTTCTCGGAGATAACCGGAATATAAGCTATGATGCTCATCTCTGGGCTACTCCTTTTGTAGCGAAGGATCAGTTGATTGGAAAAGTGATAGCGGACTTTAGTATTCCTTTTTAG
- a CDS encoding HD domain-containing phosphohydrolase translates to MKAHVTDLKHGDCLMLDTFNSVGLHVLPKGTIVYQEEITLLMRHRIDYVDIEPRSIAMDDEGTNLAQSLNGNFDLAIQNYESIFLEALSKGSFTQSDVDLTLQPLLEKMDEHKDVVSLLLLLEREDVGTYNHSLQVGLLSFYIATWLGYTKEERYEISRAGYLHDIGKSQIAPSILNKTGILTPEETKELKRHTSYGYDIILKSMNDEKTALVALQHHEFEDGTGYPNMLRKADLHPYTLIVAVANAYVGMTSARVNQPKQGLITVLRKVHELGFGKLNGNAVQALIGHLLPNFVGKSVQLSNGEQGTIIMNNPLDIFKPLVKVDETTFRDLSKERNLTVEEVFI, encoded by the coding sequence TTGAAAGCTCATGTCACGGATCTCAAACATGGCGATTGTCTTATGTTGGACACTTTTAATAGTGTTGGTTTACACGTGCTCCCAAAAGGGACAATTGTTTACCAAGAAGAAATCACCCTCCTGATGAGACATCGTATCGATTATGTCGATATTGAACCTCGCAGCATTGCGATGGATGATGAGGGAACGAATCTGGCGCAAAGCCTGAATGGAAACTTTGATCTAGCGATCCAAAACTATGAATCTATTTTTCTTGAGGCACTCAGTAAGGGTAGTTTCACGCAGTCAGATGTAGATCTTACGCTGCAGCCCTTGCTGGAAAAAATGGATGAACATAAGGATGTAGTATCCTTATTGCTGTTGCTTGAACGAGAAGACGTTGGTACATACAATCATTCATTACAGGTCGGACTGCTATCATTTTACATAGCGACTTGGTTAGGTTATACCAAAGAAGAACGCTACGAGATTAGCCGGGCAGGGTATTTACACGACATAGGAAAAAGTCAGATCGCCCCATCTATCTTAAATAAGACGGGGATCTTAACCCCTGAGGAAACTAAAGAACTAAAGCGTCACACTTCATACGGATACGATATTATTCTTAAATCTATGAATGACGAGAAGACCGCTCTGGTGGCGCTTCAGCATCATGAATTCGAGGATGGAACTGGTTATCCTAATATGCTTCGTAAGGCGGACCTGCACCCGTATACACTGATTGTGGCTGTCGCTAATGCCTATGTTGGGATGACCTCTGCAAGAGTGAATCAACCCAAACAAGGGCTGATTACCGTTCTGCGCAAGGTGCATGAGCTGGGCTTTGGCAAGCTGAATGGAAATGCGGTACAAGCTCTGATTGGACATTTACTGCCGAACTTCGTAGGTAAAAGTGTTCAGCTTAGCAACGGAGAGCAAGGTACGATTATTATGAACAACCCTTTGGATATTTTTAAACCGTTAGTGAAAGTAGATGAAACTACGTTTAGGGATTTATCCAAGGAGCGAAATTTGACCGTTGAGGAAGTATTTATTTAA
- a CDS encoding alpha/beta hydrolase gives MSEKIFKVNGIDICSESFGDPKNPAVLLIMGATCSMVYWDEEFCQRLADTGRYVIRYDNRDVGRSVVYEPGSSNYTVMDMAEDAAGLLDAYNIEQANIVGMSLGGMIAQVLAIRHPQKVLTLTLIVSSFFESDDNDRNLPPMDERILAFHADGATLDWSDEEAVADYLVSGSGILCGSKHKFDEKRAYKQVRMEIKRANNLLSMFNHALLTGDDKYEGKAKNIMVPTLVIHGVEDTVLPIEHGLALADEIPNASLLTLEGTGHEVHPDDWETIINAISSHTSGGNA, from the coding sequence ATGAGCGAAAAGATATTTAAAGTAAACGGAATTGATATATGTTCGGAAAGTTTTGGAGACCCCAAAAATCCTGCAGTATTACTGATTATGGGTGCCACTTGTTCAATGGTTTATTGGGATGAAGAGTTTTGTCAACGATTAGCAGATACCGGACGTTACGTTATTCGGTATGATAACCGGGATGTGGGACGTTCTGTTGTTTATGAGCCTGGGAGTTCCAATTATACTGTGATGGATATGGCCGAAGATGCTGCGGGGCTACTTGACGCCTATAATATAGAACAGGCAAATATCGTGGGGATGTCCTTAGGTGGTATGATTGCACAAGTTCTTGCTATTCGCCATCCTCAGAAAGTTCTAACCTTAACCTTGATCGTATCTAGTTTTTTTGAATCTGATGATAATGATCGGAACTTGCCTCCAATGGATGAGAGGATTCTCGCTTTTCATGCGGATGGAGCTACTCTGGATTGGTCCGATGAAGAAGCTGTAGCAGATTATTTGGTTTCAGGTTCCGGCATACTCTGTGGTTCAAAACATAAATTCGATGAGAAAAGAGCGTATAAACAAGTTAGGATGGAAATAAAACGTGCCAACAACTTGCTCAGTATGTTTAATCATGCGCTTCTTACAGGGGATGATAAATACGAGGGTAAGGCGAAAAATATCATGGTTCCTACATTGGTAATCCACGGTGTAGAAGACACGGTACTTCCTATAGAGCATGGCCTGGCGCTTGCTGATGAAATTCCTAATGCGTCGCTACTAACCCTAGAAGGAACGGGTCATGAAGTTCACCCGGATGATTGGGAAACAATAATTAATGCGATTTCGAGTCATACTTCAGGTGGTAATGCTTAA
- a CDS encoding MazG-like family protein → MEINEVQKWIKSYYGQRGWTDYGPFIRVGFLMEETGEVARAVRSYEIGRDRPDESTPPPEQLKNDLIEEIGDVLGNIALLADLYGISLEEAFTAHKEKLVKRFNS, encoded by the coding sequence ATGGAAATCAATGAAGTGCAGAAATGGATTAAAAGTTATTATGGACAAAGAGGCTGGACCGATTATGGTCCTTTTATACGGGTTGGCTTTCTTATGGAAGAAACTGGTGAGGTCGCTCGGGCAGTACGGTCCTATGAAATCGGAAGAGATCGCCCAGATGAATCTACCCCGCCACCAGAGCAACTGAAAAATGACTTGATTGAGGAAATTGGTGATGTGCTAGGAAATATAGCATTGTTAGCCGATTTGTATGGCATCTCTTTAGAAGAGGCATTTACTGCGCATAAGGAAAAATTAGTTAAACGCTTTAATTCCTAA
- a CDS encoding TIGR00730 family Rossman fold protein, which produces MRSICVFAGSNLGAHEEYKAKAVELGNYMAMNNYRLIYGGSRIGLMGEVANAVLNGGGEVIGVMPRGLFNGEMVHRELTQLIEVDDMHGRKAKMGELADGFIALPGGFGTYEELFEVLCWSQIGIHKKPVGVLNIRHYFDPLMHLIHNSINEGFSNASHLSLLNVSDEPLELLRLLEGYVPQTLEQKWKQLN; this is translated from the coding sequence TTGAGATCAATTTGTGTTTTTGCAGGATCGAATTTAGGGGCACACGAGGAATATAAAGCTAAAGCTGTTGAACTCGGAAACTACATGGCTATGAACAATTATCGCTTAATTTACGGGGGATCAAGAATTGGGTTAATGGGTGAAGTCGCTAATGCTGTTTTGAACGGTGGAGGTGAGGTAATCGGGGTTATGCCTAGAGGATTGTTTAACGGAGAGATGGTACATAGAGAATTAACGCAGCTGATAGAAGTGGACGATATGCATGGACGTAAAGCAAAAATGGGGGAATTAGCAGACGGCTTTATTGCTTTACCCGGCGGTTTTGGAACATATGAGGAGCTGTTTGAGGTTTTGTGCTGGTCACAAATTGGCATCCATAAGAAACCGGTGGGCGTTCTAAATATCAGGCATTATTTTGATCCGTTGATGCATCTGATTCATAACAGCATTAACGAAGGATTCTCTAATGCTTCACATCTCAGCTTGTTAAATGTGTCAGATGAGCCGTTGGAACTCTTAAGGTTACTGGAAGGTTATGTTCCCCAGACGTTAGAACAAAAGTGGAAACAGCTTAACTAG
- a CDS encoding GTP pyrophosphokinase family protein, with translation MTPENQIEQFKKLKHEITRFMLIYKFALDEMETKIEILKQEFQSLHDYSPIEHTKSRIKSPESIMNKMLRKNGELSLDSVRNCIKDIAGLRITCSFISDIYHVSEMLQKQDDLTVLEVKDYIKNPKPNGYQSLHLLIQVPVFMSDRQELVCVEVQIRTIAMDFWASLEHKIFYKYNKSVPESMTRELKNAADAAHALDLQMERLHRDIKEIKDDDEDDDLSSFEELRRIVIHNQQFTLPANFIKLLGDK, from the coding sequence ATGACCCCCGAGAATCAGATCGAACAATTTAAGAAGCTTAAGCACGAGATCACACGTTTTATGCTGATTTATAAATTTGCACTAGATGAGATGGAGACGAAGATTGAGATTCTCAAGCAGGAGTTTCAGTCTCTGCATGATTATAGCCCTATTGAACATACCAAATCCAGAATCAAGTCTCCCGAGAGTATTATGAATAAAATGCTCCGCAAGAATGGAGAATTATCTCTAGATTCTGTGAGGAATTGTATTAAAGACATTGCAGGTCTGCGGATTACATGTTCTTTTATCTCAGATATTTATCATGTAAGTGAAATGCTTCAGAAGCAGGACGACTTAACAGTGCTTGAGGTGAAGGATTATATTAAGAATCCAAAACCTAATGGATATCAGAGCCTTCACTTGCTGATTCAAGTACCTGTATTTATGTCCGATCGTCAGGAGCTCGTATGTGTAGAAGTACAAATTCGTACTATTGCTATGGATTTCTGGGCAAGCCTCGAACATAAAATATTTTATAAATATAATAAGTCGGTACCAGAGAGCATGACGCGTGAGTTGAAAAATGCTGCGGATGCTGCTCATGCACTTGACCTACAGATGGAGCGACTGCATCGTGACATTAAGGAAATTAAAGACGACGATGAAGATGATGATCTTAGTTCCTTTGAGGAGCTTCGCCGTATAGTGATTCACAATCAGCAATTCACACTTCCGGCTAACTTTATTAAGCTGCTTGGCGACAAATAA
- a CDS encoding cellulase N-terminal Ig-like domain-containing protein, which produces MSERTLRAITVNQIGYPVVGEKIAVFTGAGHHFQVVDVDHGNVVFEGLTGTSRLMRQAE; this is translated from the coding sequence ATGAGCGAGCGTACACTCCGAGCCATTACTGTAAATCAAATTGGATATCCGGTGGTTGGAGAAAAGATTGCAGTGTTTACTGGAGCTGGACATCACTTCCAAGTTGTTGATGTTGATCATGGAAATGTTGTATTCGAAGGGCTGACAGGTACTTCCAGATTGATGAGGCAAGCGGAGTAA